A genomic region of Zea mays cultivar B73 chromosome 6, Zm-B73-REFERENCE-NAM-5.0, whole genome shotgun sequence contains the following coding sequences:
- the LOC103629799 gene encoding ABC transporter A family member 7 isoform X2 — protein sequence MPGRQGMEPASAAARAPRPPSFASQTNALLRKNLIFQKRNRKGTIRLIIVPIYLCLIISVLQRVINSFLDKPKFRCGCKCIDDANGSTAPCQNVCGIQYSTLDQAPSCPIPNPPKWPALVQVPLPEYRAVQDSSGLFTGFPDASCRKTQSCPASIPFAGANTTLSNSIMQNLLTSSPLLNLSDYTSISSLLLGTDVPGSSTGFVEPAFISARPIYVLQPQCKSGDSVTIPITVGSVNAQKEIKCVQGLPLWRNSSITINEETFRGYRKGKTAKGINEIAMGYDFQDSNENHFNVLTLYNSTYENASFIPMPFALLRIPHSLNAVSNAYLQLIQGSGVKMLLDFTKEMPKQATRLTFDFSAVAGPLFFEWVVVLLFPVMLTYLVYEKQHKLRTMMKMHGLGDGPYWIIYYMYFLIFSTVYLIVFVIFGSIIGVNFFKINDYSIQFVFFFSFINLQIVLAFLASSFFSKVNTAQAIAYLYIFGSGLMAGYLIRNFIEGGKFPRHWITVLEIIPAFSLYRGLYELGQYAVRSSETGSPGMRWSDLNDHMNGMRDVLIIIILEWLVLLPVAYYFDYASSVGHRSSPLSIIKHLLKKDPTWRRITANEIDGKDVHIEMEKVDIIKEREAVDQVLQQQQTSGYAVVCDDLRKVYHGKDGNPDKFAVQGVSLALPYGECLGILGPNGAGKSSFISMMIGFVKPTSGNAFVRGFSIQNDMEKIYSSMGVCPQNDMLWETLTGREHLQFYGRLKGLSGSSLDLVVDESLRSVNLLHGGAPDKQVKKYSGGMRRRLSVAISLIGDAKVVYMDEPSTGLDPASRKSLWSAVKQAKQDRAIILTTHSMEEAETLCDRLCIMVDGKLQCIGTPKELIARYGGYYVLTMTTLPEFEQEVEDLVRRLSPSSRKVYHLSGTQKHELPKQEARISDVFMAVESFKKRVEVQAWGLADTTMEDVFVKVAKGAQSSEELS from the exons ATGCCGGGGCGACAAGGCATGGAGCCGGCCTCTGCTGCGGCGCGGGCGCCAAGGCCGCCGAGCTTCGCGTCGCAGACCAATGCCCTCCTGCGCAAAAACCTCATCTTCCAG AAACGTAACAGGAAGGGAACCATTCGGCTAATCATAGTTCCCATATACCTCTGCCTCATAATCAGCGTCCTTCAAAGGGTCATCAACAGCTTCCTAGACAAGCCAAAGTTCAGGTGTGGTTGCAAGTGCATCGACGATGCCAACGGCAGCACAGCCCCCTGCCAGAACGTGTGTGGAATCCAGTACTCCACGCTGGATCAGGCGCCTAGTTGCCCCATTCCAAATCCTCCGAAATGGCCTGCCCTCGTGCAAGTACCCCTCCCGGAGTATCGCGCCGTGCAGGACTCCTCAGGCTTGTTTACAGGCTTCCCTGACGCATCATGCAGAAAGACACAATCTTGCCCTGCCAGTATACCCTTTGCTGGAGCAAATACAACTCTATCTAATA GTATCATGCAGAACCTGCTCACAAGCTCACCACTCTTAAATCTTTCTGATTACACGAGCATATCAAGTCTTTTGCTT GGTACAGATGTTCCAGGATCTTCTACGGGATTCGTTGAACCTGCTTTTATCTCGGCTCGACCCATATATGTTCTTCAACCACAGTGCAAGTCCGGTGATTCAGTTACAATCCCAATTACCGTCGGTTCTGTTAATGCCCAGAAAG AGATAAAATGTGTTCAAGGTTTACCCTTGTGGCGGAACAGTTCAATAACAATTAATGAGGAAACATTTCGGGGCTACCGAAAAGGGAAAACTGCTAAAGGGATAAATGAAATTGCGATGG GCTATGATTTTCAAGACTCAAACGAGAATCATTTTAATGTCCTTACTTTGTATAACTCAACGTATGAGAATGCCTCTTTCATTCCAATGCCATTTGCACTTCTGCGCATTCCACACTCATTGAATGCG GTATCAAACGCCTATCTCCAACTAATACAAGGTTCGGGTGTAAAAATGTTGCTCGACTTCACAAAAGAAATGCCTAAGCAAGCCACCCGTCTGACATTTGATTTTTCTGCTGTGGCTGGTCCACTGTTTTTCGAATGGGTGGTTGTCTTGCTTTTTCCG GTTATGCTGACCTACCTTGTATATGAGAAGCAACACAAACTCCGAACAATGATGAAAATGCATGGACTTGGGGATGGCCCTTATTGGATTATATATTATATGTACTTCCTTATTTTTTCTACAGTGTATCTGATTGTATTTGTCATTTTCGGATCCATCATAG GTGTGAACTTTTTCAAGATAAACGACTACAGTATACAGTTTGTTTTCTTTTTCAGCTTCATTAATCTGCAGATTGTACTGGCCTTCCTAGCCTCATCATTCTTTTCGAAAGTTAACACTGCTCAGG CAATTGCGTACCTGTACATATTTGGGTCAGGGTTGATGGCTGGATATCTTATTCGCAATTTTATTGAAGGGGGGAAATTCCCAA GACACTGGATCACAGTTCTGGAGATAATACCTGCATTTTCTTTATATCGAGGACTATATGAGCTTGGCCAGTATGCTgttagatcttcagaaacaggaaGCCCTGGCATGCGATGGAGTGATTTAAATGACCACATGAATGGCATGAGAGATGTGTTAATCATAATTATTTTGGAATGGTTGGTTTTGCTTCCTGTCGCATATTATTTCGACTATGCTTCTTCAGTTGGACACAGATCTAGTCCCCTTTCTATAATCAAACATCTCTTAAAGAAGGACCCCACCTGGAGAAGGATAACTGCTAATGAAATAGATGGTAAGGATGTTCACATAGAGATGGAGAAGGTAGACATTATCAAAGAA AGAGAGGCTGTTGATCAAGTGCTACAGCAGCAACAAACTAGTGGCTATGCTGTAGTCTGTGATGACCTAAGAAAAGTATATCATGGAAAAGATGGTAATCCTGATAAGTTTGCAGTTCAAGGAGTATCACTTGCTTTGCCTTATGGAGAGTGCCTTGGTATTCTTGGTCCTAATGGCGCTGGCAAAAGCTCTTTTATTAGCATG ATGATTGGGTTTGTAAAGCCAACATCAGGGAACGCTTTTGTACGGGGGTTCAGCATACAAAATGACATGGAAAAGATATACAGCAGCATGGGAGTTTGCCCACAGAATGA TATGCTTTGGGAGACACTAACTGGTAGGGAACATCTCCAGTTTTATGGCCGACTGAAGGGCCTCAGTGGTTCATCCTTGGATCTT GTTGTCGATGAGTCCTTAAGGAGTGTAAATTTGCTTCATGGGGGTGCTCCTGATAAGCAAGTGAAGAAGTACAGTGGTGGCATGAGGAGGCGCCTTAGTGTCGCCATCTCGTTGATCGGAGATGCTAAA GTTGTGTACATGGATGAGCCAAGCACCGGATTAGACCCAGCTTCGAGGAAGAGTCTCTGGAGCGCTGTGAAGCAAGCAAAGCAGGATAGAGCAATCATTCTCACCA CGCATTCCATGGAAGAAGCTGAAACTCTTTGTGACAGACTGTGTATCATGGTCGATGGAAAGCTCCAGTGCATAGGCACTCCCAAAGAG CTCATAGCTAGATACGGAGGGTACTACGTGCTGACGATGACGACACTGCCGGAGTTCGAACAAGAGGTCGAAGATCTGGTGCGCAGGCTCTCGCCAAGCTCCAGGAAGGTGTACCATCTGTCGGGGACGCAGAAGCACGAGCTgccgaagcaggaagcgaggatcTCAGACGTGTTCATGGCCGTAGAGAGCTTCAAGAAGAGGGTGGAAGTCCAGGCCTGGGGCCTCGCGGACACCACCATGGAGGACGTGTTCGTCAAGGTCGCCAAAGGGGCCCAGTCCAGCGAAGAACTCTCCTAG
- the LOC103629799 gene encoding ABC transporter A family member 7 isoform X1, with protein MPGRQGMEPASAAARAPRPPSFASQTNALLRKNLIFQKRNRKGTIRLIIVPIYLCLIISVLQRVINSFLDKPKFRCGCKCIDDANGSTAPCQNVCGIQYSTLDQAPSCPIPNPPKWPALVQVPLPEYRAVQDSSGLFTGFPDASCRKTQSCPASIPFAGANTTLSNSIMQNLLTSSPLLNLSDYTSISSLLLGTDVPGSSTGFVEPAFISARPIYVLQPQCKSGDSVTIPITVGSVNAQKEIKCVQGLPLWRNSSITINEETFRGYRKGKTAKGINEIAMGYDFQDSNENHFNVLTLYNSTYENASFIPMPFALLRIPHSLNAVSNAYLQLIQGSGVKMLLDFTKEMPKQATRLTFDFSAVAGPLFFEWVVVLLFPKKIQVMLTYLVYEKQHKLRTMMKMHGLGDGPYWIIYYMYFLIFSTVYLIVFVIFGSIIGVNFFKINDYSIQFVFFFSFINLQIVLAFLASSFFSKVNTAQAIAYLYIFGSGLMAGYLIRNFIEGGKFPRHWITVLEIIPAFSLYRGLYELGQYAVRSSETGSPGMRWSDLNDHMNGMRDVLIIIILEWLVLLPVAYYFDYASSVGHRSSPLSIIKHLLKKDPTWRRITANEIDGKDVHIEMEKVDIIKEREAVDQVLQQQQTSGYAVVCDDLRKVYHGKDGNPDKFAVQGVSLALPYGECLGILGPNGAGKSSFISMMIGFVKPTSGNAFVRGFSIQNDMEKIYSSMGVCPQNDMLWETLTGREHLQFYGRLKGLSGSSLDLVVDESLRSVNLLHGGAPDKQVKKYSGGMRRRLSVAISLIGDAKVVYMDEPSTGLDPASRKSLWSAVKQAKQDRAIILTTHSMEEAETLCDRLCIMVDGKLQCIGTPKELIARYGGYYVLTMTTLPEFEQEVEDLVRRLSPSSRKVYHLSGTQKHELPKQEARISDVFMAVESFKKRVEVQAWGLADTTMEDVFVKVAKGAQSSEELS; from the exons ATGCCGGGGCGACAAGGCATGGAGCCGGCCTCTGCTGCGGCGCGGGCGCCAAGGCCGCCGAGCTTCGCGTCGCAGACCAATGCCCTCCTGCGCAAAAACCTCATCTTCCAG AAACGTAACAGGAAGGGAACCATTCGGCTAATCATAGTTCCCATATACCTCTGCCTCATAATCAGCGTCCTTCAAAGGGTCATCAACAGCTTCCTAGACAAGCCAAAGTTCAGGTGTGGTTGCAAGTGCATCGACGATGCCAACGGCAGCACAGCCCCCTGCCAGAACGTGTGTGGAATCCAGTACTCCACGCTGGATCAGGCGCCTAGTTGCCCCATTCCAAATCCTCCGAAATGGCCTGCCCTCGTGCAAGTACCCCTCCCGGAGTATCGCGCCGTGCAGGACTCCTCAGGCTTGTTTACAGGCTTCCCTGACGCATCATGCAGAAAGACACAATCTTGCCCTGCCAGTATACCCTTTGCTGGAGCAAATACAACTCTATCTAATA GTATCATGCAGAACCTGCTCACAAGCTCACCACTCTTAAATCTTTCTGATTACACGAGCATATCAAGTCTTTTGCTT GGTACAGATGTTCCAGGATCTTCTACGGGATTCGTTGAACCTGCTTTTATCTCGGCTCGACCCATATATGTTCTTCAACCACAGTGCAAGTCCGGTGATTCAGTTACAATCCCAATTACCGTCGGTTCTGTTAATGCCCAGAAAG AGATAAAATGTGTTCAAGGTTTACCCTTGTGGCGGAACAGTTCAATAACAATTAATGAGGAAACATTTCGGGGCTACCGAAAAGGGAAAACTGCTAAAGGGATAAATGAAATTGCGATGG GCTATGATTTTCAAGACTCAAACGAGAATCATTTTAATGTCCTTACTTTGTATAACTCAACGTATGAGAATGCCTCTTTCATTCCAATGCCATTTGCACTTCTGCGCATTCCACACTCATTGAATGCG GTATCAAACGCCTATCTCCAACTAATACAAGGTTCGGGTGTAAAAATGTTGCTCGACTTCACAAAAGAAATGCCTAAGCAAGCCACCCGTCTGACATTTGATTTTTCTGCTGTGGCTGGTCCACTGTTTTTCGAATGGGTGGTTGTCTTGCTTTTTCCG AAAAAAATTCAGGTTATGCTGACCTACCTTGTATATGAGAAGCAACACAAACTCCGAACAATGATGAAAATGCATGGACTTGGGGATGGCCCTTATTGGATTATATATTATATGTACTTCCTTATTTTTTCTACAGTGTATCTGATTGTATTTGTCATTTTCGGATCCATCATAG GTGTGAACTTTTTCAAGATAAACGACTACAGTATACAGTTTGTTTTCTTTTTCAGCTTCATTAATCTGCAGATTGTACTGGCCTTCCTAGCCTCATCATTCTTTTCGAAAGTTAACACTGCTCAGG CAATTGCGTACCTGTACATATTTGGGTCAGGGTTGATGGCTGGATATCTTATTCGCAATTTTATTGAAGGGGGGAAATTCCCAA GACACTGGATCACAGTTCTGGAGATAATACCTGCATTTTCTTTATATCGAGGACTATATGAGCTTGGCCAGTATGCTgttagatcttcagaaacaggaaGCCCTGGCATGCGATGGAGTGATTTAAATGACCACATGAATGGCATGAGAGATGTGTTAATCATAATTATTTTGGAATGGTTGGTTTTGCTTCCTGTCGCATATTATTTCGACTATGCTTCTTCAGTTGGACACAGATCTAGTCCCCTTTCTATAATCAAACATCTCTTAAAGAAGGACCCCACCTGGAGAAGGATAACTGCTAATGAAATAGATGGTAAGGATGTTCACATAGAGATGGAGAAGGTAGACATTATCAAAGAA AGAGAGGCTGTTGATCAAGTGCTACAGCAGCAACAAACTAGTGGCTATGCTGTAGTCTGTGATGACCTAAGAAAAGTATATCATGGAAAAGATGGTAATCCTGATAAGTTTGCAGTTCAAGGAGTATCACTTGCTTTGCCTTATGGAGAGTGCCTTGGTATTCTTGGTCCTAATGGCGCTGGCAAAAGCTCTTTTATTAGCATG ATGATTGGGTTTGTAAAGCCAACATCAGGGAACGCTTTTGTACGGGGGTTCAGCATACAAAATGACATGGAAAAGATATACAGCAGCATGGGAGTTTGCCCACAGAATGA TATGCTTTGGGAGACACTAACTGGTAGGGAACATCTCCAGTTTTATGGCCGACTGAAGGGCCTCAGTGGTTCATCCTTGGATCTT GTTGTCGATGAGTCCTTAAGGAGTGTAAATTTGCTTCATGGGGGTGCTCCTGATAAGCAAGTGAAGAAGTACAGTGGTGGCATGAGGAGGCGCCTTAGTGTCGCCATCTCGTTGATCGGAGATGCTAAA GTTGTGTACATGGATGAGCCAAGCACCGGATTAGACCCAGCTTCGAGGAAGAGTCTCTGGAGCGCTGTGAAGCAAGCAAAGCAGGATAGAGCAATCATTCTCACCA CGCATTCCATGGAAGAAGCTGAAACTCTTTGTGACAGACTGTGTATCATGGTCGATGGAAAGCTCCAGTGCATAGGCACTCCCAAAGAG CTCATAGCTAGATACGGAGGGTACTACGTGCTGACGATGACGACACTGCCGGAGTTCGAACAAGAGGTCGAAGATCTGGTGCGCAGGCTCTCGCCAAGCTCCAGGAAGGTGTACCATCTGTCGGGGACGCAGAAGCACGAGCTgccgaagcaggaagcgaggatcTCAGACGTGTTCATGGCCGTAGAGAGCTTCAAGAAGAGGGTGGAAGTCCAGGCCTGGGGCCTCGCGGACACCACCATGGAGGACGTGTTCGTCAAGGTCGCCAAAGGGGCCCAGTCCAGCGAAGAACTCTCCTAG
- the LOC103629799 gene encoding ABC transporter A family member 5 isoform X3: MQNLLTSSPLLNLSDYTSISSLLLGTDVPGSSTGFVEPAFISARPIYVLQPQCKSGDSVTIPITVGSVNAQKEIKCVQGLPLWRNSSITINEETFRGYRKGKTAKGINEIAMGYDFQDSNENHFNVLTLYNSTYENASFIPMPFALLRIPHSLNAVSNAYLQLIQGSGVKMLLDFTKEMPKQATRLTFDFSAVAGPLFFEWVVVLLFPKKIQVMLTYLVYEKQHKLRTMMKMHGLGDGPYWIIYYMYFLIFSTVYLIVFVIFGSIIGVNFFKINDYSIQFVFFFSFINLQIVLAFLASSFFSKVNTAQAIAYLYIFGSGLMAGYLIRNFIEGGKFPRHWITVLEIIPAFSLYRGLYELGQYAVRSSETGSPGMRWSDLNDHMNGMRDVLIIIILEWLVLLPVAYYFDYASSVGHRSSPLSIIKHLLKKDPTWRRITANEIDGKDVHIEMEKVDIIKEREAVDQVLQQQQTSGYAVVCDDLRKVYHGKDGNPDKFAVQGVSLALPYGECLGILGPNGAGKSSFISMMIGFVKPTSGNAFVRGFSIQNDMEKIYSSMGVCPQNDMLWETLTGREHLQFYGRLKGLSGSSLDLVVDESLRSVNLLHGGAPDKQVKKYSGGMRRRLSVAISLIGDAKVVYMDEPSTGLDPASRKSLWSAVKQAKQDRAIILTTHSMEEAETLCDRLCIMVDGKLQCIGTPKELIARYGGYYVLTMTTLPEFEQEVEDLVRRLSPSSRKVYHLSGTQKHELPKQEARISDVFMAVESFKKRVEVQAWGLADTTMEDVFVKVAKGAQSSEELS, from the exons ATGCAGAACCTGCTCACAAGCTCACCACTCTTAAATCTTTCTGATTACACGAGCATATCAAGTCTTTTGCTT GGTACAGATGTTCCAGGATCTTCTACGGGATTCGTTGAACCTGCTTTTATCTCGGCTCGACCCATATATGTTCTTCAACCACAGTGCAAGTCCGGTGATTCAGTTACAATCCCAATTACCGTCGGTTCTGTTAATGCCCAGAAAG AGATAAAATGTGTTCAAGGTTTACCCTTGTGGCGGAACAGTTCAATAACAATTAATGAGGAAACATTTCGGGGCTACCGAAAAGGGAAAACTGCTAAAGGGATAAATGAAATTGCGATGG GCTATGATTTTCAAGACTCAAACGAGAATCATTTTAATGTCCTTACTTTGTATAACTCAACGTATGAGAATGCCTCTTTCATTCCAATGCCATTTGCACTTCTGCGCATTCCACACTCATTGAATGCG GTATCAAACGCCTATCTCCAACTAATACAAGGTTCGGGTGTAAAAATGTTGCTCGACTTCACAAAAGAAATGCCTAAGCAAGCCACCCGTCTGACATTTGATTTTTCTGCTGTGGCTGGTCCACTGTTTTTCGAATGGGTGGTTGTCTTGCTTTTTCCG AAAAAAATTCAGGTTATGCTGACCTACCTTGTATATGAGAAGCAACACAAACTCCGAACAATGATGAAAATGCATGGACTTGGGGATGGCCCTTATTGGATTATATATTATATGTACTTCCTTATTTTTTCTACAGTGTATCTGATTGTATTTGTCATTTTCGGATCCATCATAG GTGTGAACTTTTTCAAGATAAACGACTACAGTATACAGTTTGTTTTCTTTTTCAGCTTCATTAATCTGCAGATTGTACTGGCCTTCCTAGCCTCATCATTCTTTTCGAAAGTTAACACTGCTCAGG CAATTGCGTACCTGTACATATTTGGGTCAGGGTTGATGGCTGGATATCTTATTCGCAATTTTATTGAAGGGGGGAAATTCCCAA GACACTGGATCACAGTTCTGGAGATAATACCTGCATTTTCTTTATATCGAGGACTATATGAGCTTGGCCAGTATGCTgttagatcttcagaaacaggaaGCCCTGGCATGCGATGGAGTGATTTAAATGACCACATGAATGGCATGAGAGATGTGTTAATCATAATTATTTTGGAATGGTTGGTTTTGCTTCCTGTCGCATATTATTTCGACTATGCTTCTTCAGTTGGACACAGATCTAGTCCCCTTTCTATAATCAAACATCTCTTAAAGAAGGACCCCACCTGGAGAAGGATAACTGCTAATGAAATAGATGGTAAGGATGTTCACATAGAGATGGAGAAGGTAGACATTATCAAAGAA AGAGAGGCTGTTGATCAAGTGCTACAGCAGCAACAAACTAGTGGCTATGCTGTAGTCTGTGATGACCTAAGAAAAGTATATCATGGAAAAGATGGTAATCCTGATAAGTTTGCAGTTCAAGGAGTATCACTTGCTTTGCCTTATGGAGAGTGCCTTGGTATTCTTGGTCCTAATGGCGCTGGCAAAAGCTCTTTTATTAGCATG ATGATTGGGTTTGTAAAGCCAACATCAGGGAACGCTTTTGTACGGGGGTTCAGCATACAAAATGACATGGAAAAGATATACAGCAGCATGGGAGTTTGCCCACAGAATGA TATGCTTTGGGAGACACTAACTGGTAGGGAACATCTCCAGTTTTATGGCCGACTGAAGGGCCTCAGTGGTTCATCCTTGGATCTT GTTGTCGATGAGTCCTTAAGGAGTGTAAATTTGCTTCATGGGGGTGCTCCTGATAAGCAAGTGAAGAAGTACAGTGGTGGCATGAGGAGGCGCCTTAGTGTCGCCATCTCGTTGATCGGAGATGCTAAA GTTGTGTACATGGATGAGCCAAGCACCGGATTAGACCCAGCTTCGAGGAAGAGTCTCTGGAGCGCTGTGAAGCAAGCAAAGCAGGATAGAGCAATCATTCTCACCA CGCATTCCATGGAAGAAGCTGAAACTCTTTGTGACAGACTGTGTATCATGGTCGATGGAAAGCTCCAGTGCATAGGCACTCCCAAAGAG CTCATAGCTAGATACGGAGGGTACTACGTGCTGACGATGACGACACTGCCGGAGTTCGAACAAGAGGTCGAAGATCTGGTGCGCAGGCTCTCGCCAAGCTCCAGGAAGGTGTACCATCTGTCGGGGACGCAGAAGCACGAGCTgccgaagcaggaagcgaggatcTCAGACGTGTTCATGGCCGTAGAGAGCTTCAAGAAGAGGGTGGAAGTCCAGGCCTGGGGCCTCGCGGACACCACCATGGAGGACGTGTTCGTCAAGGTCGCCAAAGGGGCCCAGTCCAGCGAAGAACTCTCCTAG